In Macrobrachium nipponense isolate FS-2020 chromosome 15, ASM1510439v2, whole genome shotgun sequence, a single genomic region encodes these proteins:
- the LOC135226740 gene encoding uncharacterized protein LOC135226740, which translates to MFCVFFREVGVPLRLRTDGGPPFSSHDFKQFADRWGVHHIITSPHYPQANGHAEAAVKAVKHLIIKTAPSGNRDCEAFDRGLLELRNTPNPAGRSPAQILYGHPLRTCVPAHPTSFTEEWQTKTEDYDSRTAAQTDQAMSLYNSHARPLPKLTIGQRVRIQDATTLRWDKVGIVIGHGMSRKYEIRLPSGRVWFRNRRYLRPVAKMSDDTSPQVPVSPCPGQEREPSIEPSNVPRHSPRLAQRN; encoded by the coding sequence ATGTTCTGTGTTTTCTTCCGCGAGGTTGGTGTTCCACTCCGCTTACGAACTGATGGAGGACCCCCATTTTCCAGCCACGACTTCAAGCAATTTGCCGACCGCTGGGGAGTTCATCACATCATCACTTCTCCACATTACCCTCAGGCTAATGGACACGCAGAAGCTGCAGTGAAAGCTGTTAAACACCTTATCATCAAGACTGCCCCATCCGGGAACAGAGATTGTGAAGCCTTTGATAGAGGACTGCTGGAGCTTCGGAATACACCAAACCCTGCTGGACGCTCCCCTGCGCAGATCCTCTATGGCCATCCTCTCCGCACTTGTGTTCCGGCTCACCCCACATCATTCACAGAGGAGTGGCAAACTAAGACTGAAGATTACGACAGTCGCACTGCTGCCCAAACCGACCAAGCCATGAGCCTTTACAATTCTCATGCCCGCCCTCTACCCAAGCTCACCATCGGCCAACGAGTCAGGATACAGGACGCAACGACGCTTAGATGGGACAAGGTTGGCATCGTGATCGGCCACGGAATGTCAAGAAAGTATGAAATACGCCTTCCAAGTGGTCGTGTATGGTTTCGAAACCGAAGATATTTACGCCCAGTGGCTAAAATGAGTGATGACACCTCTCCCCAAGTCCCTGTGTCCCCTTGCCCTGGCCAGGAAAGAGAGCCATCAATCGAACCCTCCAATGTCCCTCGTCATTCACCTCGACTAGCTCAGAGGAATTAA
- the LOC135226741 gene encoding uncharacterized protein LOC135226741 — protein MGFSATGDAYCLRGDMALQGVPNCVKVVDDILLSDEDLPSHLQHMHQMLTRCRQYGITLNKEKFTVAAPKVNFCNYVLSSDGIAADPDKVSAIRDFPTPSNVTDVRSFMGLVNQLADFTPDIAAAAQPLRPLMSPKRSFVWTLDHDRAFKKVKTALTSPPVLAPFILASPLWFYKTDASRLYGLGYALLQDNGRGQMRLVQCGSRFLTDNRDSLRHHRAGATCSHLGYS, from the coding sequence ATGGGATTTTCAGCAACAGGTGATGCATACTGCCTCCGTGGAGATATGGCACTACAAGgtgttcccaactgtgtgaaggttGTAGATGACATCCTCCTTTCCGACGAAGATCTCCCTTCCCACCTACAACACATGCACCAAATGCTGACCAGATGCCGTCAGTATGGCATCACCCTCAACAAGGAGAAATTTACTGTAGCCGCCCCTAAAGTTAACTTTTGCAATTATGTCTTATCATCCGATGGTATTGCAGCAGACCCTGACAAGGTATCAGCTATACGCGACTTCCCGACACCGTCCAATGTCACAGACGTCAGGTCGTTTATGGGTCTCGTCAATCAACTTGCCGACTTCACTCCAGACATTGCAGCAGCAGCACAGCCCCTACGTCCACTTATGAGCCCCAAACGCTCATTTGTCTGGACGCTCGACCATGACAGAGCATTTAAGAAAGTGAAGACAGCTCTGACTTCACCACCTGTCCTGGCACCCTTCATCCTTGCCTCGCCTCTGTGGTTCTACAAAACAGATGCCTCACGCCTATACGGTCTCGGCTATGCCCTACTTCAAGATAATGGCCGAGGTCAGATGCGTCTCGTCCAGTGTGGCTCTCGTTTCCTTACGGACAACAGAGACTCGCTACGCCACCATAGAGCTGGAGCTACTTGCAGTCACTTGGGCTATAGCTAA